In Nocardioides conyzicola, one genomic interval encodes:
- a CDS encoding phosphotransferase family protein yields the protein MMLEELTAAWLGEVLGREVGELAVEQVGTGQIGTCFRLRFGADESVLVKLPPPDTSARDMMAGAYRGEVRFYQQLAATVAVRTPDCHLAEIAEDSGDFVIVLEDMAPAEQGDQIAGCTGAQARDAVVNLAGLHGPRWCDPTLADIDTLSVNGPDDIALLLDMWEPTCELFLSGLGDLIPAEDAATLRACGTVIERWLLARSERFAPVHGDYRLDNLLFPPDGGAGVVAVDWQTLSLALPARDLAYFVGTSLTTDDRRLHERELVAAYHAALTSYGVEGYSAEQCWDDYVFAMIQGPLVSIFGCAYGTRTERGDRMFAVMIARTCAAIRDLGTLALVAGQ from the coding sequence ATGATGCTCGAGGAGCTGACCGCCGCCTGGCTCGGCGAGGTCCTGGGCCGCGAGGTCGGCGAGCTGGCCGTCGAGCAGGTCGGCACCGGCCAGATCGGGACCTGCTTCCGGCTCCGCTTCGGCGCGGACGAGTCGGTGCTCGTCAAGCTGCCCCCTCCCGACACGTCCGCCCGCGACATGATGGCCGGCGCCTACCGGGGCGAGGTGCGGTTCTACCAGCAGCTCGCCGCGACCGTCGCCGTCCGCACCCCTGACTGCCACCTCGCGGAGATCGCCGAGGACTCGGGGGACTTCGTGATCGTCCTCGAGGACATGGCGCCCGCCGAGCAGGGTGACCAGATCGCGGGCTGCACCGGCGCCCAGGCCCGCGATGCCGTGGTCAACCTCGCCGGCCTGCACGGCCCGCGATGGTGCGACCCGACGCTGGCCGACATCGACACGCTCTCGGTCAACGGCCCGGACGACATCGCCCTGCTGCTCGACATGTGGGAGCCGACCTGTGAGCTCTTCCTGTCCGGCCTCGGCGACCTCATCCCGGCCGAGGACGCCGCGACCCTGCGCGCCTGCGGGACCGTCATCGAGCGCTGGCTGCTGGCGCGCAGCGAGCGGTTCGCGCCGGTGCACGGCGACTACCGCCTCGACAACCTGCTCTTCCCGCCCGACGGCGGGGCCGGCGTGGTCGCCGTGGACTGGCAGACCCTGAGCCTGGCCCTCCCCGCCCGCGACCTCGCCTACTTCGTCGGCACCAGCCTCACCACCGACGACCGGCGGCTCCACGAGCGCGAGCTCGTGGCCGCCTACCACGCCGCGCTCACGTCGTACGGCGTCGAGGGCTACTCAGCCGAGCAGTGCTGGGACGACTACGTGTTCGCCATGATCCAGGGACCGCTCGTGTCGATCTTCGGCTGCGCCTACGGCACCCGGACCGAGCGGGGCGACCGGATGTTCGCGGTGATGATCGCCCGCACCTGCGCGGCGATCCGCGACCTCGGCACGCTCGCGCTGGTCGCGGGCCAGTAG
- a CDS encoding sensor histidine kinase, with the protein MESRRRAVAGGCWLLVAAAFLLLPALAESDPTAHIPAVASLGWWAGAVLLTAQAGLLLRAWHTPRAVLVAVAAMAPLAALAGLDDATNLTSLAVMVATYVAATCRPVATLWPALVAAAALVTAGGIISGVRTDTEASAAVGGSLLQAVGSVGLALLVALIVSSRREVRLARERQVEALEREQTALVQAAIARERTAMARELHDIAAHHLSGIAVMTAAIATQIDTDPAAAKLAVGQVRRESTEVLRDLRSLVGLLREDQEAGDTRPENLQGIAALVGDRAGAGQPVDLTVLGGPERPDPGVGPLAQLAAYRMVQESLANAARHAPGAATHVVIDEREPTTVRVTVANDPSLGARAQPGSGFGLVGMRERAELTGSALEAGPTDEGGWRVSLVLPREQTDEEDA; encoded by the coding sequence GTGGAGTCTCGACGTCGCGCCGTCGCCGGCGGGTGCTGGCTGCTGGTCGCCGCGGCGTTCCTGCTGCTGCCCGCGCTCGCCGAGTCGGACCCCACCGCGCATATCCCGGCGGTGGCGTCGCTCGGGTGGTGGGCCGGCGCCGTCCTGCTGACGGCCCAGGCCGGCCTGCTCCTCCGGGCCTGGCACACGCCGCGGGCCGTGCTGGTCGCCGTCGCCGCGATGGCGCCGCTCGCGGCGCTGGCCGGCCTCGACGACGCCACCAACCTGACCTCGCTGGCCGTCATGGTCGCGACGTACGTCGCCGCGACGTGCCGCCCGGTCGCCACGCTGTGGCCCGCACTCGTGGCCGCCGCCGCGCTGGTCACCGCCGGCGGGATCATCAGCGGCGTCCGCACCGACACCGAGGCCTCGGCGGCCGTCGGCGGGTCGCTGCTGCAGGCGGTCGGCTCCGTCGGCCTGGCCCTGCTGGTGGCCCTGATCGTCAGCTCGCGACGCGAGGTCCGGCTGGCGCGGGAGCGTCAGGTGGAGGCGCTCGAGCGCGAGCAGACCGCCTTGGTGCAGGCGGCGATCGCGCGCGAGCGGACCGCCATGGCCCGGGAGCTCCACGACATCGCCGCGCACCACCTGTCGGGGATCGCCGTGATGACGGCCGCCATCGCGACCCAGATCGACACGGACCCGGCCGCGGCCAAGCTCGCGGTCGGGCAGGTGCGCCGGGAGAGCACCGAGGTGCTGCGCGACCTGCGCAGCCTGGTCGGCCTGCTGCGCGAGGACCAGGAGGCCGGCGACACCCGTCCCGAGAACCTCCAGGGCATCGCGGCCCTGGTCGGCGACCGCGCCGGTGCCGGGCAGCCGGTCGACCTGACCGTCCTCGGCGGCCCCGAACGGCCCGACCCCGGCGTGGGTCCGCTCGCCCAGCTGGCGGCGTACCGGATGGTCCAGGAGTCGCTGGCCAACGCGGCCCGTCACGCGCCCGGTGCGGCGACGCACGTGGTCATCGACGAGCGCGAGCCCACGACGGTCCGGGTGACCGTCGCCAACGACCCGAGCCTCGGCGCCCGTGCGCAGCCCGGGTCGGGCTTCGGGCTGGTCGGGATGCGCGAGCGCGCCGAGCTCACGGGGTCGGCGCTCGAGGCCGGCCCCACCGACGAGGGCGGCTGGCGGGTGTCGCTGGTGCTGCCGCGCGAGCAGACGGACGAGGAGGACGCATGA
- the miaB gene encoding tRNA (N6-isopentenyl adenosine(37)-C2)-methylthiotransferase MiaB: MARTYEVRTYGCQMNVHDSERLTGLLEDAGYVAAPADAQADVVVFNTCAVRENADNKLYGNLSHLAPIKAANPGMQIAVGGCLAQKDRSTITTKAPYVDVVFGTHNIGSLPVLLERARVMEEAQVEILESLAVFPSTLPTKRDSAYAAWVSISVGCNNTCTFCIVPALRGKEKDRRPGEILAEVEALVAEGVSEITLLGQNVNAYGVEFGDRQAFSKLLRACGEIEGLERVRFTSPHPAEFTDDVIEAMAETPNVMPSLHMPLQSGSDKVLKDMRRSYRQAKYLGIIERVRAAMPDAAITTDIIVGFPGETEADFQATLDVVREARFAGAFTFQYSKRPGTPAATLDGQIPPEVVRDRYDRLAALVNEVAWDEGKRLVGRRVELMVSEGEGRKDKVTHRLSGRGPDNRLVHFTPPEDVEVRPGDRVTVEITYAAPHHLVADGPVLAVRRTRSGDAWAHRQAQEPGATPVGVGLGMPTLGVPAPLPDAPACR; encoded by the coding sequence ATGGCACGTACGTATGAGGTCCGCACCTACGGGTGCCAGATGAACGTCCACGACTCCGAGCGCCTGACGGGGCTGCTGGAGGACGCGGGCTACGTCGCTGCCCCCGCTGACGCGCAGGCCGACGTCGTCGTCTTCAACACCTGCGCGGTGCGCGAGAACGCGGACAACAAGCTCTACGGCAACCTCTCCCACCTGGCGCCGATCAAGGCCGCCAACCCGGGCATGCAGATCGCCGTCGGCGGCTGCCTGGCGCAGAAGGACCGCTCGACGATCACCACGAAGGCGCCGTACGTCGACGTCGTCTTCGGCACCCACAACATCGGCTCGCTGCCCGTGCTCCTCGAGCGCGCGCGGGTGATGGAGGAGGCGCAGGTCGAGATCCTCGAGTCGCTCGCGGTCTTCCCGTCGACCCTGCCCACCAAGCGCGACTCGGCGTACGCCGCGTGGGTGTCGATCTCGGTGGGGTGCAACAACACCTGCACGTTCTGCATCGTCCCCGCGCTGCGCGGCAAGGAGAAGGACCGCCGCCCGGGCGAGATCCTCGCCGAGGTCGAGGCGCTGGTCGCCGAGGGCGTCTCCGAGATCACCCTGCTGGGCCAGAACGTGAACGCGTACGGCGTGGAGTTCGGCGACCGGCAGGCGTTCTCCAAGCTGCTGCGCGCCTGCGGCGAGATCGAGGGTCTCGAGCGGGTCCGCTTCACCAGCCCGCACCCGGCGGAGTTCACCGACGACGTCATCGAGGCGATGGCCGAGACGCCCAACGTGATGCCCTCCCTGCACATGCCGCTGCAGTCCGGCTCCGACAAGGTGCTCAAGGACATGCGCCGGTCCTACCGGCAGGCGAAGTACCTCGGCATCATCGAGCGGGTCCGCGCCGCGATGCCCGACGCGGCGATCACCACCGACATCATCGTCGGCTTCCCGGGCGAGACCGAGGCGGACTTCCAGGCGACGCTCGACGTGGTGCGCGAGGCCCGCTTCGCCGGGGCCTTCACCTTCCAGTACTCCAAGCGTCCCGGCACCCCCGCCGCCACCCTCGACGGCCAGATCCCGCCCGAGGTGGTCAGGGACCGCTACGACCGGCTGGCCGCGCTGGTCAACGAGGTCGCGTGGGACGAGGGCAAGAGGCTCGTCGGCCGACGGGTCGAGCTGATGGTCTCCGAGGGCGAGGGCCGCAAGGACAAGGTGACCCACCGGCTCTCCGGCCGCGGCCCCGACAACAGGCTGGTGCACTTCACCCCGCCCGAGGACGTCGAGGTGCGACCGGGCGACCGGGTGACCGTCGAGATCACGTACGCCGCCCCGCACCACCTGGTCGCCGACGGCCCGGTCCTCGCCGTACGACGGACGCGATCCGGCGACGCGTGGGCCCATCGACAGGCTCAGGAACCGGGAGCCACGCCGGTCGGCGTCGGCCTCGGCATGCCGACCCTCGGCGTACCGGCGCCACTTCCGGACGCTCCCGCCTGCCGCTGA
- a CDS encoding TIGR03857 family LLM class F420-dependent oxidoreductase, translating into MTDTTSPPDGQDLPELGCYGLAGHSASPRDLLAEVRLAERLGIGSVFLSERFNVKDAAVMAGAAGAVSENIGIATAATNHNTRHPLVTATFATTMHRMTGGRYAFGLGRGFDLLFDVMGVPKITGAQMEDAIGIYRSLWHGQAVMGHDGPAGHYPYLSQDSSFDEDIPVLMMAIGPRSLELAGRVADGVVLHTFLSDETLARSVRIVRDAAETAGRDPASVRVWAVMATVEESITEEARLRKLVGRLATYLQGYGEVLVRANGWDLAALERFRADDLVQGYPGAFDAIGTVEQLSHLRDDVLPAEWLAASATGSAAQCAVRIQDQLDAGADSVILHGATPTELAPVLDAWREIRPAERLAGLPTNPGRSR; encoded by the coding sequence GTGACTGACACCACGTCCCCGCCGGACGGCCAGGACCTCCCGGAGCTGGGCTGCTACGGACTCGCCGGTCACTCCGCGAGCCCGCGGGACCTGCTCGCCGAGGTCCGCCTCGCCGAGCGCCTCGGCATCGGCTCGGTCTTCCTCTCCGAGCGCTTCAACGTCAAGGACGCCGCCGTGATGGCCGGCGCGGCCGGCGCGGTGAGCGAGAACATCGGCATCGCCACCGCCGCCACCAACCACAACACCCGGCACCCGCTGGTCACCGCGACGTTCGCGACGACCATGCACCGGATGACCGGCGGCCGGTACGCCTTCGGGCTCGGCCGCGGCTTCGACCTGCTCTTCGACGTGATGGGGGTCCCGAAGATCACCGGGGCGCAGATGGAGGACGCGATCGGGATCTACCGGTCGCTGTGGCACGGACAGGCGGTGATGGGCCACGACGGCCCCGCCGGCCACTACCCGTACCTCTCGCAGGACAGCTCGTTCGACGAGGACATCCCGGTCCTGATGATGGCGATCGGGCCGCGGTCGCTCGAGCTCGCCGGCCGCGTCGCGGACGGCGTCGTCCTGCACACGTTCCTGTCCGACGAGACCCTCGCGCGCTCCGTCCGGATCGTCCGCGACGCCGCCGAGACGGCGGGTCGGGACCCGGCGTCGGTCCGGGTCTGGGCCGTGATGGCGACCGTCGAGGAGTCGATCACCGAGGAGGCCCGACTGCGCAAGCTGGTCGGCCGGCTGGCGACGTACCTCCAGGGGTACGGCGAGGTGCTGGTGCGGGCGAACGGCTGGGACCTCGCCGCGCTGGAGCGCTTCCGCGCCGACGACCTGGTGCAGGGCTACCCCGGTGCGTTCGACGCCATCGGGACCGTCGAGCAGCTGAGCCACCTGCGCGACGACGTCCTGCCCGCGGAGTGGCTGGCCGCCTCGGCGACCGGCAGCGCCGCCCAGTGCGCCGTACGCATCCAGGACCAGCTCGACGCCGGTGCGGACAGCGTCATCCTGCACGGCGCCACACCCACCGAGCTCGCGCCGGTGCTGGACGCGTGGCGCGAGATCCGCCCGGCCGAGCGGCTCGCCGGGCTGCCCACCAACCCGGGGCGGTCGCGATGA
- a CDS encoding MarR family transcriptional regulator: MRDEVDELVEAWASQRPDLDLAPVEVFSRISRLGRHLDLARKDAFTSAQVESWEFDVLAALRRAGAPYELSPGKLLRETLVTSGTMTNRVDRLVDRGLVERLPDPHDRRGVLVRLTPEGKVAVDSAFEKLLDAEQTFLAGLPEKDRVKLAGLLRTLLSPFAG, translated from the coding sequence ATGCGGGACGAGGTCGACGAGCTGGTCGAGGCGTGGGCGAGCCAACGCCCCGACCTCGACCTCGCGCCGGTCGAGGTCTTCAGCCGGATCAGCCGGCTCGGCCGCCACCTCGACCTGGCCCGCAAGGACGCCTTCACCTCCGCGCAGGTGGAGTCCTGGGAGTTCGACGTGCTGGCCGCGCTGCGGCGGGCGGGCGCGCCGTACGAGCTGTCCCCCGGCAAGCTGCTGCGCGAGACGCTCGTGACCAGCGGGACCATGACCAACCGGGTCGACCGCCTCGTCGACCGCGGCCTGGTCGAGCGCCTCCCGGACCCGCACGACCGCCGCGGCGTCCTGGTGCGACTCACGCCGGAGGGCAAGGTCGCGGTGGACAGCGCGTTCGAGAAGCTCCTGGACGCCGAGCAGACGTTCCTGGCCGGGCTCCCCGAGAAGGACCGGGTCAAGCTGGCCGGGCTGCTGCGCACGCTGCTGTCGCCCTTCGCGGGCTGA
- a CDS encoding ABC transporter ATP-binding protein, whose protein sequence is MNSPTSTATMAPPAVHLIDVHKTYPGAEPVHAVRGVSLALPTGSFTAVMGPSGSGKSTLLSCAAGLDTPTSGRILVGDREIGSLSSDALTRFRREHVGFVFQSYNLIGHLTVIDNIRLPMVLARREPDPGWLAELVAAVGLTGLEDRRPGELSGGQAQRVAIARALLPRPTVVLADEPTGALDSRTGTQVLEVLRETARRLGQTVVVVTHDPRVAAAADRVLFLADGRLVDQLDQPTVEQITARMIALGR, encoded by the coding sequence ATGAACTCCCCCACCAGCACCGCCACCATGGCCCCACCGGCCGTGCACCTCATCGACGTCCACAAGACCTATCCCGGCGCCGAGCCCGTGCACGCCGTGCGCGGCGTCTCGCTCGCCCTCCCCACCGGCTCGTTCACCGCCGTCATGGGCCCGTCCGGGTCCGGCAAGTCGACCCTGCTCAGCTGCGCCGCCGGCCTCGACACCCCCACCAGCGGCCGGATCCTGGTCGGCGACCGCGAGATCGGCTCCCTGTCGAGCGACGCCCTGACCCGCTTCCGTCGCGAGCACGTCGGCTTCGTCTTCCAGTCCTACAACCTGATCGGGCACCTGACGGTGATCGACAACATCCGGCTGCCGATGGTGCTGGCCCGCCGCGAGCCCGACCCGGGCTGGCTCGCCGAGCTGGTCGCCGCCGTCGGGCTGACCGGGCTCGAGGACCGCCGCCCGGGGGAGCTGTCCGGCGGGCAGGCCCAGCGGGTCGCCATCGCCCGGGCGCTGCTCCCCCGCCCCACCGTGGTCCTCGCCGACGAGCCCACCGGTGCCCTCGACTCCCGCACGGGCACCCAGGTGCTCGAGGTCCTGCGCGAGACCGCACGGCGCCTCGGTCAGACCGTCGTCGTGGTCACCCACGACCCTCGCGTCGCGGCTGCCGCCGACCGGGTCCTCTTCCTCGCCGACGGCCGGCTCGTCGACCAGCTCGACCAGCCCACCGTCGAGCAGATCACCGCGCGCATGATCGCGCTGGGGCGGTGA
- a CDS encoding response regulator transcription factor, whose product MIRVVVADDQALVRAGLSTLLGAEPDIEVVGTAADGDEAVAMARELRPDVVCMDIRMPGRDGISATRALCGPGVEDPVPVLVLTTFDIDDYLFGALEAGASGFLLKDADPAVLVQAVRSVAAGNGTLDDALTKRVLREVVDRRQTQPVSAGRGTDLLTARELEIVLLLAQGMSNDEIARELVLEQSTVKSHLARILPKLGVRSRLQAAVWAYQNKVVDLPD is encoded by the coding sequence ATGATCCGGGTCGTGGTGGCCGACGACCAGGCGCTGGTGCGCGCCGGCCTGAGCACGCTGCTCGGTGCCGAGCCCGACATCGAGGTCGTGGGCACAGCGGCGGACGGGGACGAGGCGGTCGCGATGGCGCGCGAGCTGCGGCCCGACGTCGTCTGCATGGACATCCGGATGCCGGGCCGGGACGGGATCAGCGCGACCCGGGCGCTGTGCGGCCCGGGGGTCGAGGACCCGGTGCCGGTGCTGGTGCTGACGACGTTCGACATCGACGACTACCTCTTCGGCGCCCTGGAGGCCGGGGCCTCCGGCTTCCTGCTCAAGGACGCCGACCCCGCCGTGCTGGTCCAGGCGGTGCGGTCCGTGGCTGCGGGCAACGGCACCCTCGACGACGCCCTGACCAAGCGGGTGCTGCGCGAGGTCGTCGACCGACGGCAGACCCAGCCGGTCAGCGCCGGCCGCGGGACCGACCTGCTCACCGCGCGGGAGCTGGAGATCGTGCTGCTGCTGGCCCAGGGCATGTCCAACGACGAGATCGCCCGCGAGCTGGTGCTCGAGCAGTCGACGGTGAAGTCCCACCTGGCCCGCATCCTGCCCAAGCTGGGCGTCCGCTCCCGCCTGCAGGCAGCCGTCTGGGCCTACCAGAACAAGGTCGTCGACCTCCCGGACTGA
- a CDS encoding patatin-like phospholipase family protein, producing MTLRRGLVLGGGGITGIAWETGLLFGLQELGVDVTEADAVVGTSAGSVVGAQVTTGNTLADLYAYQVSTPRPAPLASIGPGVMVGFAWSMLRARGELEAFGRLVGQWAVRRAAAGRTPTVEERFAAIRERLPVQEWAGDGRLLVTAVDATSGALRVFDGSDGVSLVEAVAASCAVPGVYPPVPIDGRPYIDGGARSGSNADLLADCDRVLAFTPVDRAFGPMRTAGQLLGSVPHLVVSPDADSVAAIGKNVLDPARRPASARAGFAQATAVAPLAREIWS from the coding sequence ATGACGCTGCGACGTGGGTTGGTGCTGGGTGGCGGCGGGATCACCGGGATCGCGTGGGAGACCGGCCTGCTGTTCGGCCTCCAGGAGCTCGGGGTCGACGTGACCGAGGCCGACGCCGTCGTCGGCACGTCGGCCGGGTCGGTCGTCGGCGCCCAGGTCACCACGGGCAACACGCTCGCGGACCTCTACGCCTACCAGGTCTCCACGCCTCGCCCGGCGCCGCTGGCGTCGATCGGGCCCGGCGTGATGGTCGGGTTCGCCTGGTCGATGCTGCGGGCCCGCGGCGAGCTGGAGGCCTTCGGCCGGCTGGTCGGCCAGTGGGCCGTGCGCCGGGCCGCCGCCGGCAGGACGCCGACCGTGGAGGAGCGCTTCGCCGCCATCCGCGAGCGGCTGCCGGTCCAGGAGTGGGCCGGCGACGGCCGGTTGCTGGTCACCGCCGTTGACGCCACCAGCGGCGCGCTCCGCGTCTTCGACGGCTCCGACGGCGTCTCGCTGGTCGAGGCGGTCGCCGCGAGCTGCGCCGTACCCGGCGTCTACCCGCCCGTCCCGATCGACGGCCGTCCCTACATCGACGGCGGCGCCCGGTCGGGCTCGAACGCCGACCTGCTCGCCGACTGCGACCGAGTGCTCGCGTTCACCCCCGTGGACCGCGCCTTCGGGCCGATGCGGACCGCCGGCCAGCTGCTCGGGTCGGTCCCCCACCTGGTGGTCTCACCCGACGCGGACTCGGTGGCCGCGATCGGCAAGAACGTCCTCGACCCCGCCCGGCGCCCGGCCTCCGCACGGGCCGGCTTCGCGCAGGCCACCGCCGTCGCGCCGCTCGCCCGGGAGATCTGGTCGTGA
- a CDS encoding trans-aconitate 2-methyltransferase codes for MTHTWDPDRYLTYADERGRPFVDLLTRIGATAPRTVVDLGCGPGNLTALLADRWPDADVVGLDSSPEMIASARATEPRVAFDVADLRSWAPPERVDVLVSNATLQWVPGHLDLLPALVGQVAPGGWFAFQVPGNFDEPSHTIRDELAAEAPYAEHTAGVAVPSSHDPAVYLDVLAGLGCRVDAWETTYLHLLTGPDPVFTWVSGTGARPTLQALPDDLRPGFEAEFKRRLAAAYPEHAYGVVLPFRRVFVVAQLASSRDF; via the coding sequence ATGACGCACACCTGGGACCCCGACCGCTACCTGACGTACGCCGACGAGCGCGGCCGCCCGTTCGTCGACCTCCTGACGCGGATCGGCGCCACCGCACCGCGCACCGTCGTCGACCTCGGCTGCGGTCCCGGCAACCTCACCGCGCTGCTCGCGGACCGCTGGCCGGACGCCGACGTCGTCGGGCTCGACTCCAGCCCGGAGATGATCGCGTCCGCTCGCGCGACCGAGCCGCGGGTCGCCTTCGACGTCGCCGACCTGCGGTCGTGGGCGCCCCCGGAGCGCGTCGACGTGCTCGTCTCCAACGCCACCTTGCAGTGGGTCCCCGGCCACCTCGACCTGCTGCCGGCACTCGTCGGGCAGGTCGCACCCGGCGGGTGGTTCGCCTTCCAGGTGCCCGGCAACTTCGACGAGCCCAGCCACACGATCCGCGACGAGCTGGCCGCGGAGGCGCCGTACGCCGAGCACACCGCCGGCGTCGCCGTCCCGAGCAGCCACGACCCGGCCGTCTACCTCGACGTCCTCGCCGGCCTCGGCTGCCGGGTCGATGCGTGGGAGACGACGTACCTGCACCTGCTCACCGGCCCGGACCCGGTCTTCACCTGGGTCTCCGGGACCGGCGCCCGGCCCACCCTGCAGGCGCTGCCCGACGACCTGCGGCCGGGCTTCGAGGCGGAGTTCAAGCGGCGGCTCGCGGCGGCGTACCCCGAGCACGCGTACGGCGTCGTGCTGCCCTTCCGCCGGGTCTTCGTCGTGGCCCAGCTCGCGTCGAGTCGGGACTTCTGA
- a CDS encoding CehA/McbA family metallohydrolase, which translates to MSSHLDRRALLLAGAGVATSAALMTFEPAAAGTTTTKVFKGRFAGSHVPDWVYLPFHVPAGVREIKVSYSYTPTTGGVTTTNVVDIGIFDPSGAGLGNAAGFRGWSGGARRSFRLSRTSATPGYLPGPISKGRWRIALGPYQINGAGTPYEVRVTLRHGKPGPKFKPVIAPTSVPGTGPGWYRGDLHVHTVHSDGSQTQRQAYVAAKAAGLDFIGSSEHNTSSAQLTWGKHVPADFLVVPGEEVTTRAGHWLAAGLPVRRPNGTWIDWRYRPEDGRLARFARQVRGAGGLAIAAHPATPVDSIRWDFGYDDMDAIEVWNGPWSGFNAVTNSNAVDQWHQLLVDGTFLPAVGNSDSHSSGQKIGAAHTVVRAASLSVGAVIAGYRGGHSWITASSGIDLDFTATLGDVSGQCGDRVPSGPGDSVAVRLEVKSGLTSGDTATLIGPDGVLGTAVAAGSAVTLTADVTGGTAFVRAEVRRGTTMLALTNPIFLTGTG; encoded by the coding sequence ATGAGCTCCCACCTCGACCGTCGCGCCCTGCTCCTCGCCGGAGCAGGCGTCGCCACCAGCGCCGCCCTGATGACCTTCGAGCCGGCCGCCGCCGGCACCACGACGACGAAGGTGTTCAAGGGCAGGTTCGCCGGCTCGCACGTGCCCGACTGGGTCTACCTGCCCTTCCACGTGCCGGCCGGCGTGCGCGAGATCAAGGTGAGCTACAGCTACACCCCGACCACGGGCGGCGTGACCACCACGAACGTCGTCGACATCGGGATCTTCGACCCGTCCGGCGCCGGGCTCGGCAACGCGGCGGGCTTCCGCGGCTGGTCGGGCGGTGCCCGCAGGTCCTTCCGGCTGAGCCGGACCTCCGCGACGCCGGGCTACCTCCCGGGCCCGATCAGCAAGGGTCGCTGGCGGATCGCGCTCGGTCCCTACCAGATCAACGGCGCGGGCACGCCGTACGAGGTGCGGGTGACGCTCCGGCACGGCAAGCCCGGCCCGAAGTTCAAGCCCGTGATCGCACCGACGTCGGTCCCGGGCACCGGTCCGGGCTGGTACCGCGGCGACCTGCACGTCCACACCGTGCACTCCGACGGGTCGCAGACGCAGCGTCAGGCGTACGTCGCCGCCAAGGCGGCCGGCCTCGACTTCATCGGCAGCTCGGAGCACAACACCAGCTCGGCGCAGCTCACCTGGGGGAAGCACGTGCCCGCCGACTTCCTGGTCGTCCCCGGCGAGGAGGTCACCACCCGCGCCGGCCACTGGCTCGCGGCCGGGCTCCCGGTGCGGCGGCCGAACGGCACGTGGATCGACTGGCGCTACCGCCCGGAGGACGGCAGGCTCGCGCGGTTCGCCCGGCAGGTGCGCGGCGCCGGTGGCCTCGCGATCGCCGCCCACCCGGCCACCCCGGTCGACTCGATCCGCTGGGACTTCGGGTACGACGACATGGACGCGATCGAGGTCTGGAACGGGCCGTGGTCGGGGTTCAACGCGGTCACCAACAGCAACGCCGTGGACCAGTGGCACCAGCTGCTGGTGGACGGCACGTTCCTGCCCGCGGTGGGCAACTCCGACTCCCACAGCTCCGGCCAGAAGATCGGCGCCGCGCACACGGTCGTGCGGGCCGCGTCGCTCTCGGTCGGCGCGGTCATCGCCGGCTACCGCGGCGGGCACTCGTGGATCACGGCGTCATCGGGCATCGACCTCGACTTCACCGCGACCCTCGGCGACGTCAGTGGTCAGTGCGGCGACCGGGTGCCCAGCGGGCCGGGTGACAGCGTCGCCGTACGCCTCGAGGTGAAGAGCGGCCTCACGTCCGGAGACACCGCCACGCTGATCGGTCCCGACGGTGTCCTCGGCACCGCCGTCGCCGCGGGCAGCGCCGTCACGCTCACGGCCGACGTGACGGGCGGTACGGCGTTCGTGCGGGCCGAGGTCAGGCGGGGCACGACGATGCTCGCGCTGACCAACCCGATCTTCCTCACCGGCACGGGGTAA